From the Primulina tabacum isolate GXHZ01 chromosome 15, ASM2559414v2, whole genome shotgun sequence genome, one window contains:
- the LOC142526379 gene encoding uncharacterized protein LOC142526379, whose product MDRWKEDYLDIVLVPLGLLLMFVYHLSLLYRYLKCPRTTIIGYENHNKGAWVERMYLLAAKDRGPAISVISSNITAATALSSICLVLSSIIGTWIGSSTSNTSSIFTNKLIYGSRTPSIVFIKFISLLSCFLVAFACFVQTARYFVHANFLISMPNNDIPVACVVNEVIKGSNYWLTGIRSLFFATNLLLWIFGPIPMFCCSVIMVVVLVTVDRNTTPLHQYAPVGGSHGLFKKIDLGKKAVTDAFELHHRAQ is encoded by the exons ATGGATCGGTGGAAGGAGGATTACCTGGATATTGTCTTGGTTCCGCTCGGGCTTCTCCTAATGTTTGTTTATCATCTCTCCCTTCTCTACAGATACCTCAAGTGTCCTCGCACCACAATCATAGGATACGAGAATCATAACAAGGGAGCCTGGGTTGAAAGAATGTATCTG TTGGCAGCGAAGGACAGAGGTCCTGCAATATCAGTGATCAGCAGTAATATAACAGCAGCTACGGCACTTTCGTCAATCTGTCTGGTACTAAGTTCCATTATCGGAACTTGGATCGGAAGCTCTACCTCGAACACCTCAAGTATTTTCACAAACAAATTGATATACGGAAGCAGAACTCCGTCCATTGTGTTCATCAAGTTCATATCTCTACTTTCTTGTTTTTTGGTGGCCTTCGCCTGTTTTGTTCAAACAGCAAGGTACTTTGTTCATGCGAATTTCCTCATCAGCATGCCGAATAACGACATTCCGGTGGCTTGTGTGGTGAACGAGGTGATAAAGGGGAGCAACTATTGGTTGACTGGGATAAGATCGCTGTTTTTTGCCACCAATTTGCTGCTGTGGATCTTCGGTCCTATACCGATGTTTTGCTGCTCGGTGATTATGGTGGTGGTGTTGGTTACCGTTGATCGGAACACGACACCTTTGCATCAGTATGCTCCTGTTGGAGGAAGCCATGGTTTGTTCAAGAAGATTGATCTTGGAAAAAAGGCTGTCACTGATGCATTTGAGCTGCATCACCGAGCACAATGA
- the LOC142526486 gene encoding LOW QUALITY PROTEIN: uncharacterized protein LOC142526486 (The sequence of the model RefSeq protein was modified relative to this genomic sequence to represent the inferred CDS: deleted 1 base in 1 codon): MEFDRPHYFRTSSIGSSSTNTAASTSELFICFASRLSSSSSMKLSKSILSPGRAARDCGPVSLTSSLSRRLRTNGSLKGGQASPFFTTSGKKRGCGFENPEPSSPKVTCIGQVRVKTKKKVKQTRSFSKRRGGDVSFRKIEQAGGDGAHQGEDRTSSQQRFSNPSAHAQTQQQSQECLTHRNQRWVHLPISICEGLRSFGSEFSCFFPCKGSCFSTSEREKAEKERRSGENENGCGAVFTRWLVSVNDGEGGKRREIELVVGGGDEEEILAEKYSMRSSRRHVFEDIEVKNDKIEVKGQSLEGEEETARVSICIPPKNALLLMRCRSDPMKMADLANKFSWDAKATHKVEYEDAEEGKNDEQVRTNVDEFEEVQDGDTIRVEREEQEELRGCEVQREIFTRNKAETGEVFEEDDVIVEPIEEQETLNEAEVISKIGYGCDGEESQGGLLIISFQEMVEEKEPEQERVVTKEKTLEEEEEEEEVESNMSSFEALLDQENAEHYVDYPVKEEAEDAPLCHSTISDESDEVESAGNEMPTLHGDAAMEKQDGEGAQESNPGFTECCEENQVETQLNSEEESYQEDETKEQKTATSPTVTGIGAPENQEFVVSLLEAKKEKESPVLPDCLLLMMCEPKLSMEVSKETWVCSTDFLRWLPERPLKPPPKPAKVGGGGEQAPVKRRLSVDSKPKPNSQKEKHGHQQPRRSSCSLPPATAAASMATIIEQKLVNAVAYEPLALTRCKSEPMSTAAAKLLPESHFWKNAIRKLEPHRRATLGAAGVGF; encoded by the exons aTGGAATTTGATAGACCCCATTATTTCCGCACTTCAAGCATAGGTAGCAGCAGCACAAACACCGCTGCCTCTACGAGTGAGCTCTTCATTTGCTTCGCTTCTCGGCTGTCTTCATCATCTTCTATGAAACTGTCCAAATCAATCCTCAGCCCTGGCCGCGCCGCTAGGGACTGTGGCCCTGTTTCCCTTACTTCTTCCCTCAGTCGTCGACTACGCACCAATGGCAGCCTCAAGGGTGGCCAGGCTTCTCCCTTCTTTACAACCTCTGGCAAGAAAAGAGGTTGCGGCTTTGAGAACCCGGAGCCCTCTTCACCTAAGGTTACCTGCATTGGACAGGTGAGAGTGAAGACCAAGAAAAAGGTCAAGCAAACTCGAAGTTTTTCCAAAAGGCGGGGTGGGGATGTTAGTTTTAGAAAGATTGAACAAGCAGGTGGCGATGGAGCGCACCAGGGTGAGGATAGAACTAGCAGCCAGCAAAGATTTTCGAATCCCAGTGCACACGCTCAGACGCAGCAGCAGTCTCAAGAATGCTTGACTCACAGGAACCAAAGATGGGTTCATTTGCCAATCTCGATTTGTGAAGGTTTAAGATCGTTCGGTTCCGAGTTCAGCTGTTTTTTCCCGTGCAAAGGCTCGTGTTTTTCTACAAGTGAAAGGGAGAAGGCAGAAAAGGAGCGTAGATCAGGTGAAAATGAAAATGGATGCGGAGCGGTGTTCACGCGGTGGCTGGTGTCTGTGAATGACGGTGAAGGAGGGAAGAGGAGGGAAATTGAGCTTGTGGTCGGTGGCGGAGATGAGGAGGAGATCTTGGCGGAGAAATACTCAATGAGGAGTTCAAGAAGGCATGTGTTTGAAGATATTGAGGTTAAGAATGATAAGATCGAAGTAAAGGGGCAGAGTTTGGAGGGGGAAGAGGAAACAGCAAGAGTGAGCATTTGCATACCCCCCAAGAACGCTCTTTTATTGATGCGATGCAGATCTGATCCAATGAAGATGGCCGATCTTGCCAACAAGTTCAGCTGGGATGCAAAGGCCACTCATAAGGTTGAATACGAGGATGCTGAAGAGGGAAAAAACGATGAACAAGTTCGTACAAATGTTGATGAATTTGAAGAGGTACAAGATGGTGATACAATTCGTGTAGAAAGAGAAGAACAAGAGGAATTACGAGGATGTGAAGTTCAAAGA GAAATTTTTACACGAAATAAAGCTGAAACAGGTGAGGTTTTTGAGGAAGATGATGTTATAGTCGAGCCTATAGAAGAGCAAGAGACCCTGAATGAAGCAGAAGTGATCTCGAAAATAGGATACGGTTGTGATGGGGAAGAAAGTCAAGGAGGACTGCTTATCATTAGCTTTCAAGAAATGGTGGAAGAAAAAGAGCCGGAGCAGGAAAGAGTGGTCACGAAGGAGAAGACATTGGAGGAGGAAGAAGAGGAGGAAGAGGTGGAGTCAAATATGTCCTCGTTTGAAGCTCTTTTAGATCAAGAAAATGCTGAACATTATGTAGATTATCCGGTTAAGGAAGAAGCAGAAGATGCCCCACTTTGCCATTCAACTATATCTGATGAATCAGATGAAGTAGAAAGTGCAGGCAACGAAATGCCAACACTCCACGGTGATGCCGCAATGGAGAAGCAAGATGGAGAGGGAGCACAAGAATCGAACCCCGGCTTTACAGAGTGCTGTGAGGAAAATCAGGTGGAAACCCAGCTGAATTCCGAAGAAGAAAGTTATCAAGAAGATGAAACGAAAGAACAAAAGACAGCAACTTCACCCACAGTGACAGGAATTGGGGCCCCTGAAAATCAAGAATTCGTTGTTAGCCTTCTAGAGGCaaagaaagaaaaggaaagCCCTGTGCTGCCGGATTGCTTGCTGTTAATGATGTGTGAACCGAAGCTATCAATGGAGGTTTCAAAGGAAACATGGGTTTGCAGCACTGATTTTCTCAGGTGGCTGCCGGAAAGGCCACTTAAACCACCGCCTAAACCTGCCAAGGTCGGTGGTGGCGGCGAACAAGCCCCGGTGAAGAGGAGACTCAGCGTTGACTCAAAGCCTAAGCCCAACTCACAAAAGGAGAAACACGGCCACCAGCAGCCGCGGCGTTCATCCTGCTCCCTGCCTCCGGCGACGGCGGCTGCGTCTATGGCCACCATAATCGAGCAGAAACTGGTGAACGCTGTTGCTTATGAGCCGTTGGCGCTGACTAGATGCAAGTCTGAGCCGATGAGTACAGCTGCTGCCAAGCTCTTACCCGAGTCCCATTTCTGGAAGAACGCAATCAGGAAGCTGGAGCCGCACAGGCGAGCCACGCTCGGCGCTGCTGGTGTCGGATTTTGA
- the LOC142526378 gene encoding uncharacterized protein LOC142526378, which yields MFRSFSDPCTSSNHCSKEIFGEKSYEETYESIKKLSGDGESLRSNLVKAPSLPASMKEGIHENSDAKGGIDPGRSKSSRRILSKNNITRATSLPTSFRTEEVEFSMPTSFRTEEFQDEEVEFSMGNLIRQASMRNSDTRTHVKAVSPNSSTKKHQPRKKPGIKIVKMEGLEEIRTQPTMNQLRKHRSSSIVESKKLQDFGFNIKKKDTWNPHKISTIPGLREKHPLYLSEARRTHSSALPVPKWGGNQSTEAMKEQIKFWARAVASNVHQEC from the exons ATGTTTCGAAGTTTTTCTGATCCTTGCACTTCATCCAACCATTGCAGCAAAGAGATTTTTGGTGAAAAGTCGTATGAAGAAACCTATGAATCGATCAAGAAACTATCTGGGGACGGTGAATCCCTTAGGTCTAATCTGGTAAAGGCTCCATCTCTGCCAGCTTCCATGAAAGAAGGAATCCATGAAAACTCTGACGCAAAAGGGGGCATAGATCCTGGAAGAAGCAAGTCCAGCAGGAGGATTTTGTCCAAGAATAATATAACTCGCGCCACATCTCTGCCCACGAGTTTCAGAACTGAAGAGGTTGAATTTTCTATGCCCACGAGTTTTAGAACTGAAGAGTTCCAAGATGAGGAGGTTGAATTTTCTATGGGGAATTTGATCAGGCAAGCTTCTATGAGAAATTCAGACACCAGGACACATGTAAAG GCCGTGTCACCAAATTCTAGCACAAAAAAGCATCAACCAAGAAAGAAACCGGGGATAAAGATCGTAAAAATGGAGGGCTTGGAGGAGATAAGAACTCAACCAACAATGAATCAGCTCAGGAAACACAGGAGTTCTAGTATTGTGGAATCCAAAAAATTGCAAGATTTTGGCTTTAATATCAAGAAAAAAGACACATGGAATCCTCACAAAATTAGCACCATTCCAGGCTTGCGAGAAAAACACCCGCTTTATCTTTCTGAGGCACGGCGGACGCATAGTTCCGCTCTGCCGGTTCCCAAATGGGGTGGAAACCAATCGACAGAAGCCATGAAAGAACAGATCAAGTTCTGGGCCAGAGCTGTGGCTTCTAATGTGCACCAggaatgttaa
- the LOC142526125 gene encoding uncharacterized protein LOC142526125 yields MEQIWKKDYLDFVLVPSGLLIMLGYHVFHLHRCIKLPQTTVIGYENYNRRVWVQRILQIEDKERGQAVAVIGANISAATSLASISLTVRSFIHANFLISTPNCQIPVAYVESAVIKASNFWVVGLRSLYFATNLLLWIFGPIPMFLCSVIMVVMLHFLDTNSAPMPQYNSSARDGYFEKID; encoded by the exons ATGGAGCAGATTTGGAAGAAAGATTACTTGGATTTTGTTCTAGTCCCAAGTGGTTTACTCATTATGCTTGGCTACCATGTGTTCCATCTCCACAGATGCATCAAACTTCCTCAAACCACTGTCATCGGCTACGAAAATTACAACAGAAGGGTTTGGGTTCAAAGAATCTTGCAG ATTGAAGACAAGGAGAGAGGACAAGCAGTAGCCGTAATCGGAGCAAACATATCTGCAGCAACTTCCTTAGCTTCAATCTCACTT ACAGTGAGGAGTTTCATACACGCAAATTTTCTTATATCCACGCCGAACTGTCAGATTCCTGTTGCATATGTTGAGAGTGCTGTCATAAAAGCAAGTAATTTCTGGGTCGTTGGTTTGAGGTCACTCTATTTTGCTACCAATTTGCTGCTCTGGATTTTTGGTCCAATCCCGATGTTTCTGTGCTCTGTTATCATGGTGGTGATGCTACACTTTCTTGACACAAATTCAGCCCCGATGCCTCAGTATAACTCATCCGCCAGAGATGGTTACTTTGAGAAAATTGATTAA
- the LOC142527716 gene encoding uncharacterized protein LOC142527716 isoform X2, whose protein sequence is MLICLNSSLMRSSSGLAPSRSIRSIPHFSQMRSGYGRSLFEPLLPLILGRDISGEVAALGGSVHSLSVGQEVFGALHPTAVRGTYADYAILAEDELTVKPESISHVEASAIPFAALTAWRALRCTARIKQGQRVLVVGGGGAVGFSAIQLAVAFGCHVSTTCGSECIARILAAGAEQAVDYATEDYEASINGYFDAVLDTIGVAETERIGINLLKRGGHYMTLQGEAASWTDRYGLAVGLPISTAILLKKQVQYRYSHGIEYWWNYMRADPEGLYEIRRLSEAGKLKVPVDKTFSIKQVREAHEAKDKRLIPGKVVLEFD, encoded by the exons ATGTTAATTTGCCTGAACTCAAGCCTAATGAGGTCCTCGTCCGGACTCGCGCCGTCTCGGTCAATCCGCTCGATACCACA TTTTTCACAGATGCGATCAGGCTATGGTCGTTCACTGTTTGAACCACTTTTGCCATTAATACTAGGACGTGATATTAGTGGCGAAGTTGCAGCTTTGGGAGGTTCTGTACACTCGCTCAGTGTAGGGCAGGAAGTTTTTGGTGCTCTTCATCCTACAGCAGTGAGGGGTACTTATGCTGACTATGCAATTCTTGCGGAAGATGAACTTACCGTAAAACCAGAATCAATTTCGCATGTG GAAGCAAGTGCCATCCCTTTTGCTGCCTTGACTGCCTGGCGGGCGCTGAGATGTACAGCAAGGATTAAGCAAGG ACAAAGGGTGTTAGTGGTGGGTGGAGGAGGAGCTGTAGGCTTTTCTGCAATTCAGCTTGCTGTGGCTTTTGGATGTCATGTTTCTACCACATGTGGAAGTGAATGCATTGCTCGTATCTTGGCAGCAGGTGCCGAACAAGCTGTTGACTATGCCACTGAG GATTATGAAGCATCAATAAATGGTTATTTTGATGCTGTATTGGACACCATTGGCGTTGCTGAGACAGAAAGAATAGGTATAAATCTTTTGAAGAGAGGGGGGCATTACATGACATTGCAG GGAGAGGCTGCATCCTGGACTGATAGGTATGGACTAGCAGTTGGCCTTCCTATATCAACAGCCATATTGTTGAAGAAGCAAGTTCAATATCGATATTCACATGGAATCG AATATTGGTGGAATTACATGAGGGCCGATCCTGAAGGTTTGTATGAAATTCGCCGGCTATCTGAGGCGGGAAAGCTGAAAGTACCTGTTGATAAGACCTTTTCAATTAAACAGGTGAGAGAAGCGCATGAGGCCAAAGATAAGAGGCTCATTCCAGGTAAAGTTGTCTTAGAATTTGATTAG
- the LOC142527716 gene encoding uncharacterized protein LOC142527716 isoform X1 — MRWLMRSRTVSVVIRNRSHNSFESRRTVVTSCRAVLLPRFGGPEVLEVRENVNLPELKPNEVLVRTRAVSVNPLDTTMRSGYGRSLFEPLLPLILGRDISGEVAALGGSVHSLSVGQEVFGALHPTAVRGTYADYAILAEDELTVKPESISHVEASAIPFAALTAWRALRCTARIKQGQRVLVVGGGGAVGFSAIQLAVAFGCHVSTTCGSECIARILAAGAEQAVDYATEDYEASINGYFDAVLDTIGVAETERIGINLLKRGGHYMTLQGEAASWTDRYGLAVGLPISTAILLKKQVQYRYSHGIEYWWNYMRADPEGLYEIRRLSEAGKLKVPVDKTFSIKQVREAHEAKDKRLIPGKVVLEFD, encoded by the exons ATGCGGTGGTTAATGCGGAGTAGAACCGTATCTGTGGTGATTCGAAATAGATCGCACAATTCATTTGAATCACGCAGGACTGTGGTGACGAGCTGTAGAGCGGTGCTATTACCGCGGTTCGGTGGACCAGAGGTGTTGGAGGTCCGAGAAAATGTTAATTTGCCTGAACTCAAGCCTAATGAGGTCCTCGTCCGGACTCGCGCCGTCTCGGTCAATCCGCTCGATACCACA ATGCGATCAGGCTATGGTCGTTCACTGTTTGAACCACTTTTGCCATTAATACTAGGACGTGATATTAGTGGCGAAGTTGCAGCTTTGGGAGGTTCTGTACACTCGCTCAGTGTAGGGCAGGAAGTTTTTGGTGCTCTTCATCCTACAGCAGTGAGGGGTACTTATGCTGACTATGCAATTCTTGCGGAAGATGAACTTACCGTAAAACCAGAATCAATTTCGCATGTG GAAGCAAGTGCCATCCCTTTTGCTGCCTTGACTGCCTGGCGGGCGCTGAGATGTACAGCAAGGATTAAGCAAGG ACAAAGGGTGTTAGTGGTGGGTGGAGGAGGAGCTGTAGGCTTTTCTGCAATTCAGCTTGCTGTGGCTTTTGGATGTCATGTTTCTACCACATGTGGAAGTGAATGCATTGCTCGTATCTTGGCAGCAGGTGCCGAACAAGCTGTTGACTATGCCACTGAG GATTATGAAGCATCAATAAATGGTTATTTTGATGCTGTATTGGACACCATTGGCGTTGCTGAGACAGAAAGAATAGGTATAAATCTTTTGAAGAGAGGGGGGCATTACATGACATTGCAG GGAGAGGCTGCATCCTGGACTGATAGGTATGGACTAGCAGTTGGCCTTCCTATATCAACAGCCATATTGTTGAAGAAGCAAGTTCAATATCGATATTCACATGGAATCG AATATTGGTGGAATTACATGAGGGCCGATCCTGAAGGTTTGTATGAAATTCGCCGGCTATCTGAGGCGGGAAAGCTGAAAGTACCTGTTGATAAGACCTTTTCAATTAAACAGGTGAGAGAAGCGCATGAGGCCAAAGATAAGAGGCTCATTCCAGGTAAAGTTGTCTTAGAATTTGATTAG